The genomic DNA GGAGCCAAGTATGTCAACTCGCCGGCCAGTCCGGTCTATAGCAAGAGCCGGGTGCTTTATGCGCTGGACCGGGCGGGGGAGGCGATACGGGAGAGGCGGTTCGTCTTCGTCACCGAAGGCTACAAGGACGCCCTGGCGATGCATGCCGCCGGATTTACGAATACGGTGGCGCTCTGCGGGGTGGCTTTCACTGCCGGGCATCTCCGGTTGCTGGCGGGATATACGCAGCGGATCGTCCTGCTGCTGGATGCCGACGGGGCGGGAGAGGCGTCGATGGAAAAGATCGTGGCGATGCTCTCGTGCGGGACAGACCCGGAAGGGGAGCGGTTGGAGCCGGCCTGTTTGTTCGAAGTGAGCCGGATGCAGCTTCCTTACGGGGAGGACCCGGACAGCCTGCTGCATGGATCGGGCTTCGTCTCTTTCCGCCGTCAGATCACCACTTCCCTTCATTTGGCTTTGCTGGAAACCTACGAACACCGCCTGCTTCGGCAGATCGCAAAGACCGTGAGCGATTTATCTCTCTGTCTTTCATGTGAAGACCGAATATCTTTGTTATCTTTGCTCGCAAAACAGAAATCCCGCCTCTCACGCGTGACGATGCGGCTGGGGAGGAATGTGGTGGTGTAAACAACCGGTCACCGTTGAATTTGCCGGAGTCATTCGCGGGAGACGGATTGTTAAGTTAAAAGGAACATAGTCATAATTATATGCAGTTACAACCTACATTTTCAATCATAACGATTACCTATAATGCCGTGCGCCTGGTGGAGCAGACGTTGTTGAACGTGTTGAGCCAGTCCTATCCGAACATCGAATATATCGTGATAGACGGCGGTTCGACAGACGGGACGGTGGATATCATCAGACGGTATGAATCGGGACTGGCCTATTGGGTGAGCGAGCCGGACAAGGGGATATACGATGCCATGAACAAGGGGCTTCAAAAGGCGACGGGAGATTATGTCTGGTTCATCAACGCCGGCGATACCCTCTGTTCGTCCGATACGGTCCAGTCAATCGTTTCCAAGCTGCAGAAGAGGAAGGTTTTGCCGGATATCATCTATGGGGAGACGAACATCGTAGACGAGGAAAGGCGGTCGCTGGGACTGCGCCGCCTCAGGGCGCCGCGGAAGCTCTCGTGGAAGAGCTTCAGGATGGGGATGTTGGTTTGCCACCAGTCGTTCATACCAAAACGTGCGATTGCCCCGTCATATGATTTGCAATATCGCTATTCGGCCGATTTCGACTGGTGTATCCGTTGCATGAAGCAGGCCCGTTCATTCTGTAACACGCATCTCACCCTGTCCGACTTCCTGGACGGCGGTACGAGCACGACGCAAAGAAAAGCATCCTTGCGGGAGAGATATGCGATTATGTGCAAATATTATGGTACTTTTGTTACGGTTTTGCTCCACGGCTGGTTCGCCATCCGTTTTTATACGGCGAAGTGCCTGAAGGGGCGGGTGTAAAGAATATGAATTTTAATGAGACATATATGAAGGATTTGCTGAAGCAATGGGGGAAACATGTTGTTGCCCTGATTTTGTTTTTGGGACTGGTGATGACCTATTTTTCACCGGCGGTGTTTGATGGGAAAGTAATCATGCAGGGCGATAATATCAAGGCGACCGGAATGGGATCAAGCCAGATGGATCAATACGCCGAGACGGCACAGCCGGGTGAGTTCAGTGTCTGGTCGGATGCGATGTTCGGAGGGATGCCGTATGTGACAGGATATGGGCAGGCCGCACCGAGTATGCCTTCTTATTCGATTGTGGATGGTTGGTTGAAAAAGGTGGGATATGGTGATGCGGCTATGGTATTTGTCGGATTGGTGTGTTTCTACCTGCTGATGTGCGTCATGGGAGTAAACTGGTGGCTCGCGATTGCCGGGGCGTTCGCTTTTGCATTCGCATCCTATAATATCATTATTATCGAGGCGGGGCATATCGTGAAAGCCTATGTGATCGGTTATATGCCGGTGACGTTGGCCGGTATGGCATTGCTTTTCAGGCGCTCCTATCTGTGGGGAGCCGTCTTGTTCCTGCTGGGGG from Parabacteroides merdae ATCC 43184 includes the following:
- a CDS encoding glycosyltransferase family 2 protein, with protein sequence MQLQPTFSIITITYNAVRLVEQTLLNVLSQSYPNIEYIVIDGGSTDGTVDIIRRYESGLAYWVSEPDKGIYDAMNKGLQKATGDYVWFINAGDTLCSSDTVQSIVSKLQKRKVLPDIIYGETNIVDEERRSLGLRRLRAPRKLSWKSFRMGMLVCHQSFIPKRAIAPSYDLQYRYSADFDWCIRCMKQARSFCNTHLTLSDFLDGGTSTTQRKASLRERYAIMCKYYGTFVTVLLHGWFAIRFYTAKCLKGRV